The sequence aataaaagaaaaaaggttagGAGGTTACTATCATCAACTCATTTGACAAAGTGAACCACTTTACTCGGTTGCCCACTAACACTAACCCTATTCCTTTTTCTGCATGCCTCtagctagtttttttttttttttaaaatattttgtattaaattacAGGCACGTTTGTGATGGTTTCAATCAACTGTGTGGAGTCAGTGATAAGCATTTTTGGATTTACGTGGACTTCACATAAAGGAAATTATTCTAGTGTAAAAGGAGTGTTTATAGAGTTGTGTCATTGtgatgagatcccacatcggTAAAGAAAGGGAGGAATGACTAGTAGATAAGAAGCTCTCACAATCTAACAcggtatgattgattttttggGCTTAAGTAAGAATATTGGGCTTGGAAGAACAAATATGTGAGGCTTTTAGtgtaaagcggacaatatcataCTATTGTTGGGCTTGTGGGTTACGTCGAATCTATCTAAAGTCCAATCCAACTGGTCGGAATGTATAAAGATTTTCATCACATTGTCTTAGCACCCCAAAACTTCAATCCTAATACTATTTTGCCCTAGTTGCATGAGGCCTTGGGTCGGATCTTATAATCCGAAGTTTATAAGCAGGGGTGAATTCTAGCTAGGTCGTATTGATTCTTtcgcaaagaagaagaagatcatcATATTATTATTGGTGTGATATTTTCAACCGTTGGATTCAATGATTAgcaatttgaaaatttgtagactttttgttttctttcgtaACGAGGGAATCAAGAGCTTTTGGTCCATGTAATTACTGATTGTTTGGATCATCCCATTGTCCTCATATACATCTTAACAAGTCGTGGATATCAATGTATAGAGTTGAACGTGAATCCCCCGATTGGAACGATTTATCTCCAACCAACGCAACCAAACCAAATTGAGTGATTTAAATTTAAGTGGGATTTACATAAAGCAAACTATccctttcttttcaattttagtTGACCACCACCACTAATTTCTAACCTTCCCTTTTTACCCTCTCCTTCCCTATAATGCTAGTGGTCTCTCTCTTTATTACATGTTAACAGCTaaacacaaaaccaaacaaaaactaCTAAAACCAAAATCCCTTCACTCTTTAGTAATGGGGAGAGATGAACAACCAAACTAACCAGGAAAACCCATCTCTACTCCCCACCACCGCCACCATCAAGGATGATTCTCCGCGGAAACTACccggtggcggtggtggaggaggCGGCGGTGATCGATTAAAGAGGGATGAGTGGAGCGAAGGGGCGGTTTCGACCTTACTTGAGGCCTACGAAAGCAAATGGGTGCTGAGAAACCGAGCCAAGCTGAAAGGCCACGATTGGGAAGATGTTGCGAGGTATGTGTCGTTGCGAGCCAATTGTACCAAATCCCCCAAGACGCAAACACAGTGCAAGAACAAGATCGAGAGTATGAAGAAACGGTACCGATCGGAATCCGCCACCGCGGACGGTTCGTCATGGCCGTTGTATCCGCGGCTTGATCTTTTGCTGCGCGGAAGTGGTCCGCCACAACCTCCACCGCCTCCGCCGGCACTACCACCACCGCTGCTGCAGGTGGTTCCGGTTTCTAATAATATTCATCCTCCTCCTCCGTTGATGCTGTTAGAGCCGTCTCCGATTTTGCAAGAATCACCTGCAACGGTGCCGCCGCCGCCGCCTCCGATTTCTTCTCTACCGAATACTGCACAAAATTCACATGGA is a genomic window of Tripterygium wilfordii isolate XIE 37 chromosome 16, ASM1340144v1, whole genome shotgun sequence containing:
- the LOC119981508 gene encoding trihelix transcription factor ASIL2-like — its product is MNNQTNQENPSLLPTTATIKDDSPRKLPGGGGGGGGGDRLKRDEWSEGAVSTLLEAYESKWVLRNRAKLKGHDWEDVARYVSLRANCTKSPKTQTQCKNKIESMKKRYRSESATADGSSWPLYPRLDLLLRGSGPPQPPPPPPALPPPLLQVVPVSNNIHPPPPLMLLEPSPILQESPATVPPPPPPISSLPNTAQNSHGSNGVERVAKEDGEGARLSDNFSDKNIAMESTDCSTPAALYSDKEKPRCKKMKMKMKQQMDYNKKNNNNKKRSSSSRRPDHHHHHNHNHQEVEIAESIRWLAQVVVRSEQARMDTMREIEKMRIEAEAKRGELDLKRTEIIANTQLEIAKIFATVNKGVDSSLRIGRS